One genomic window of Caballeronia sp. SBC1 includes the following:
- a CDS encoding DUF2894 domain-containing protein, protein MNSDVDGIASGGTSGVRSTLDAWRERGADRLDPIRFHFIEALDRRAASHSGEARRILDDKLSKLIVAYANDYANDYANDYANDLENAASQTAHAGESAHGALAGLIEYMSHRAPVNNHGSTASHALPRPSSYPEMEVLDYFRKTWTKVSAEKQFRQSLAQVPGNAGPLNSSSLVHRSLSLMRELSPGYLQQFLSYIDALSWMEQMNGGGALPDKDAPRSGSPRKSTRGKPR, encoded by the coding sequence GTGAATAGCGACGTTGACGGTATAGCAAGCGGTGGAACGAGCGGCGTCCGCTCGACGCTCGATGCATGGCGCGAGCGCGGCGCCGATCGGCTGGATCCCATTCGATTTCATTTTATTGAAGCGCTGGATCGGCGAGCGGCCAGCCACAGCGGCGAGGCACGACGTATCCTGGATGATAAGCTATCCAAACTGATCGTGGCTTATGCCAATGATTACGCCAATGATTACGCCAATGATTACGCCAACGATCTCGAGAACGCCGCGTCGCAAACTGCCCATGCCGGCGAGTCCGCCCACGGTGCGCTTGCCGGGCTGATCGAGTACATGAGCCACCGTGCGCCGGTGAATAACCACGGCTCCACCGCTAGCCACGCCTTGCCTCGCCCCTCCTCCTATCCGGAAATGGAGGTGCTCGATTACTTCAGGAAAACCTGGACCAAGGTCAGTGCCGAGAAACAGTTTCGGCAGTCACTTGCGCAAGTGCCCGGGAATGCCGGTCCGCTCAATTCGAGCAGCCTCGTGCATCGTTCGCTTTCGCTGATGCGCGAGTTGTCGCCCGGGTACCTGCAGCAGTTCTTGTCGTACATCGACGCCTTGTCGTGGATGGAGCAGATGAACGGCGGCGGCGCGTTGCCGGATAAAGATGCGCCCCGCTCCGGGAGCCCTCGGAAAAGTACGCGAGGCAAACCTCGCTAG
- a CDS encoding PhzF family phenazine biosynthesis protein — protein MKLPIYQIDAFSDKVFKGNYAAVVPLERWLPDSLMQAIATENNLSETAFFMRNADGAFDIRWFSPLTEIAFCGHATLASAYVIFKQRDDLEVIEFFAKAVGRLTVSRMHDGLIEMSFPQRRPERLNEIPANLMLGLSIRPQEVLINQQAYVVIYETEREVRSVVPELNLLSTLGPLDVVVTARGNEHDFVSRYFWPANGGDEDPVTGSIHAALAPFWSERLGKAELVAMQVSRRTGLLHCRVQADRVYISGQAVQYLEGTIDVPEA, from the coding sequence GTGAAACTGCCGATCTATCAGATTGACGCATTTTCGGACAAGGTCTTCAAGGGCAACTACGCTGCGGTGGTGCCGCTCGAACGCTGGCTGCCCGACAGCTTGATGCAGGCGATTGCTACCGAGAATAATCTGTCTGAAACAGCATTCTTTATGCGAAATGCTGACGGCGCGTTCGACATCCGCTGGTTTTCGCCGCTCACCGAAATCGCCTTTTGCGGACACGCGACGCTGGCAAGTGCCTATGTGATCTTCAAGCAACGTGATGATCTGGAAGTCATCGAGTTTTTCGCGAAAGCGGTCGGTCGGCTTACTGTTAGCCGTATGCATGACGGCCTGATCGAAATGAGCTTCCCACAGCGCCGGCCTGAAAGACTGAACGAGATACCCGCAAACCTGATGTTGGGGCTTTCCATACGGCCTCAAGAAGTGCTGATAAACCAGCAAGCCTACGTCGTCATCTACGAAACAGAACGCGAGGTACGATCCGTCGTACCCGAACTCAATCTGCTGTCCACACTCGGTCCACTCGATGTCGTCGTGACGGCGCGCGGCAACGAACACGATTTTGTGTCCCGCTACTTCTGGCCTGCCAACGGCGGCGATGAAGATCCGGTGACCGGATCCATTCACGCGGCGCTTGCGCCATTCTGGTCCGAGCGTTTGGGCAAGGCCGAACTCGTGGCCATGCAGGTGTCACGCCGCACCGGATTGCTTCATTGCCGCGTACAAGCCGACCGGGTGTATATCTCCGGTCAGGCTGTTCAATATCTTGAAGGGACGATCGACGTCCCGGAAGCGTAA
- a CDS encoding MFS transporter: MAATQSGAIPLSDEEARRQLRRAVIASTIGTTIEWYDFFLYSTVTGLVFAKLYFPGSAPLVGTLQAFLIYAVGFVARPVGAAIFGHYGDRIGRKATLVVTLLLMGLATFAVAFVPTFATIGIWGAVALTVLRFIQGVGVGGEWGGSVLMSMEWARTNAHRGFVASWPQFGVPAGLFLANLAVLAMSQISGSAFLTWGWRVPFFLSIVLVGIGLYIRLNILETPIFARLLAERKIEKTPMLEVLRRQPKDILLSAFARMAEQAPFYIFTAFVFTYGISTLGATRNLLLTAVLVASVLEFVTIPLFGHVSDLIGRRRMYMIGAAVVGVFGFLYFAMIDTKDPMWIFAAIVLSLVPHSMLYGPQAALIAESFTGRLRYSGASLGYQLASLIAGGPAPLIATALFAYYHSGYAIAAYILVCAVVSLIAASRLGDYTNKDISREYDDAWKKGDRGHATPAT; the protein is encoded by the coding sequence ATGGCTGCCACGCAATCAGGGGCAATACCCCTCTCCGATGAGGAGGCGCGGCGGCAGCTGCGCCGCGCCGTCATCGCAAGCACGATCGGCACCACGATCGAATGGTACGACTTCTTCCTCTACAGTACGGTCACCGGCCTGGTTTTCGCGAAGCTGTATTTTCCAGGGTCCGCACCGCTCGTCGGCACATTGCAGGCTTTTCTGATCTATGCCGTCGGCTTTGTAGCACGGCCAGTTGGCGCGGCCATTTTCGGCCATTACGGCGATCGTATCGGACGCAAGGCCACGCTGGTCGTAACGCTATTGCTGATGGGGCTCGCTACGTTTGCCGTGGCCTTTGTGCCCACCTTCGCAACGATAGGCATCTGGGGCGCCGTCGCGCTCACGGTGCTGCGCTTCATTCAGGGAGTGGGTGTCGGCGGTGAATGGGGTGGATCGGTCTTGATGTCGATGGAATGGGCACGCACCAACGCGCATCGCGGCTTCGTCGCCTCCTGGCCGCAGTTCGGGGTGCCGGCGGGGCTATTCCTGGCCAATCTGGCAGTGCTCGCCATGAGTCAGATTTCCGGCAGCGCTTTCCTCACGTGGGGTTGGCGAGTGCCTTTCTTCCTGAGTATCGTCTTGGTCGGGATCGGTCTCTACATCCGCTTGAATATCCTCGAAACGCCGATCTTCGCGCGGCTCCTGGCTGAACGGAAGATCGAGAAGACGCCGATGCTCGAAGTACTGCGCCGCCAGCCGAAGGACATCCTTCTCTCGGCGTTTGCACGCATGGCCGAACAGGCGCCTTTTTATATTTTTACGGCCTTTGTCTTCACCTACGGCATCTCGACCCTGGGGGCGACACGCAACCTGTTGCTGACGGCAGTGCTGGTGGCTTCAGTGCTGGAATTCGTTACGATCCCTCTCTTCGGTCACGTGTCCGATCTGATAGGGCGGCGGCGGATGTACATGATCGGCGCCGCCGTTGTCGGCGTATTCGGCTTCCTCTATTTTGCGATGATCGACACCAAGGATCCTATGTGGATCTTCGCGGCCATTGTGCTCTCGCTGGTACCGCATTCCATGTTGTATGGACCCCAGGCCGCGTTGATCGCTGAATCCTTCACGGGGCGGTTGCGTTACAGCGGCGCGTCGTTGGGCTACCAGCTGGCTTCGCTCATTGCCGGCGGCCCTGCGCCGCTGATTGCGACCGCGCTCTTCGCTTACTACCATTCGGGCTATGCAATCGCCGCTTATATCCTTGTGTGCGCGGTGGTCAGCCTGATTGCCGCTTCGCGGCTAGGCGATTACACGAACAAGGACATCTCGCGGGAATACGACGACGCGTGGAAGAAGGGCGACCGCGGACACGCCACCCCAGCCACGTGA
- a CDS encoding MBL fold metallo-hydrolase — protein MDERYLGSWSRRRVLRAGGLSALGVLSGALLGESRVAFAEPLTGPVPVVDKVSIRVITDSSYSALESSRRVGDVDVQRFGLPLSQDQSPRLSIENEWGLSLHAESSQGAQSRQILIDFGYTPETLNNNIGLLKIDPAQLDALLLTHGHYDHFGGMVGFLQANRDKLKTRLPIYLGGEECFCTREIGVRQFGSLDRQAMRDANLNIVFAERPAVVAGHAFTTGWIPQTTFEKPLNPSTMTVGVLNGMGCAADKLPLDKQSATSIPDDFQHEQSTVYLVKDRGLVVLTSCAHRGVLNTVKTAMKVSGVTRVHAIVGGFHLAPQPPEYQQATVNMLKEINPDYVIPMHCSGEAFYAMVTQAMPGKVLWSSTGTRFTFGA, from the coding sequence ATGGACGAAAGATATTTGGGTAGCTGGTCGCGTCGCCGCGTACTGCGCGCTGGAGGGTTGAGTGCGCTAGGTGTACTTTCAGGTGCGCTGCTCGGCGAGTCGCGCGTTGCGTTCGCCGAGCCCCTGACCGGGCCCGTACCTGTCGTCGATAAAGTATCGATTCGGGTCATCACCGATTCGTCTTATTCGGCTCTGGAAAGTAGTCGTCGCGTTGGCGACGTTGACGTGCAGCGCTTCGGCTTGCCCCTCTCACAAGATCAGAGCCCGCGCCTCTCGATCGAGAACGAATGGGGCCTCTCCCTGCATGCCGAGTCCTCGCAAGGAGCGCAGAGCAGGCAGATATTGATCGACTTCGGCTATACGCCCGAGACGTTGAACAATAACATTGGCCTTCTGAAAATCGACCCGGCGCAACTCGACGCGCTACTGCTCACACACGGGCACTACGACCACTTTGGCGGCATGGTTGGCTTCCTCCAGGCCAACCGCGACAAGTTGAAAACGCGGCTGCCAATTTATCTTGGTGGCGAGGAGTGTTTTTGCACACGCGAGATTGGCGTTCGCCAGTTCGGCTCGCTCGACCGGCAGGCAATGCGTGACGCCAACCTGAACATCGTCTTCGCGGAACGTCCCGCCGTGGTGGCGGGTCACGCGTTCACCACGGGTTGGATTCCCCAGACTACGTTCGAGAAGCCGCTCAATCCCAGCACCATGACCGTCGGCGTACTCAATGGCATGGGCTGTGCCGCCGACAAATTGCCGCTGGACAAACAAAGTGCGACGTCGATTCCCGACGATTTTCAACATGAACAGAGCACGGTTTATCTGGTGAAGGATCGAGGGCTCGTGGTACTGACATCGTGCGCGCACCGCGGTGTTCTCAATACCGTCAAGACAGCGATGAAAGTGTCGGGTGTTACCCGGGTACACGCGATCGTAGGCGGCTTTCATCTTGCGCCGCAACCACCGGAGTATCAGCAGGCCACGGTGAACATGCTCAAGGAGATCAATCCAGACTACGTGATCCCGATGCATTGTTCTGGCGAAGCGTTCTACGCGATGGTGACTCAGGCAATGCCAGGAAAAGTCCTTTGGTCATCAACTGGCACGCGCTTCACATTCGGCGCCTGA
- a CDS encoding helix-turn-helix transcriptional regulator, with amino-acid sequence MDSNLAVRALSALAHESRLAIFRMLVVAGPDGMAAGEIAQQLGLSPSSLSFHLKDLSHAELVKQRQEGRFVIYTANFDAMTGLIGFLTENCCGGATCAASDLPNCRGDTP; translated from the coding sequence ATGGACTCCAATCTCGCTGTACGCGCCCTGAGCGCGCTTGCCCATGAATCCCGCCTTGCGATCTTCCGCATGCTGGTCGTCGCGGGGCCTGACGGTATGGCTGCCGGTGAAATCGCGCAGCAACTCGGGCTGTCCCCTTCAAGCCTGTCATTTCACCTCAAGGATCTGTCCCATGCAGAGCTCGTGAAGCAACGGCAAGAAGGCCGCTTCGTCATCTACACCGCGAATTTTGACGCGATGACAGGCCTGATCGGCTTCCTGACGGAGAACTGCTGCGGTGGCGCGACCTGTGCCGCGAGCGATCTTCCCAACTGCCGCGGAGATACACCATGA
- a CDS encoding ArsI/CadI family heavy metal resistance metalloenzyme gives MKRMHIHVAVEDLNDSIRFYSAMFGNMAPTVLKSDYCKWELTDPAVNFAISQRGAKPGIDHIGIQVESDAELAEMNARFAVAKLPVQAQTGTTCCYAKSDKAWTIDPQGVAWETFRTLEAGPVYGESHDQPQSTAACCSPAESLVVIRSRT, from the coding sequence ATGAAGCGCATGCACATCCACGTCGCGGTCGAAGACCTCAACGACAGCATCCGGTTCTACAGCGCCATGTTCGGCAACATGGCGCCCACGGTTCTCAAGAGCGATTACTGCAAATGGGAGCTGACCGATCCGGCCGTCAATTTCGCAATCTCGCAGCGCGGCGCGAAACCAGGCATCGACCATATTGGCATCCAGGTTGAAAGCGATGCGGAGCTGGCCGAGATGAATGCGCGCTTTGCCGTAGCGAAGCTGCCGGTACAAGCGCAAACAGGAACGACCTGTTGCTACGCCAAGTCGGACAAGGCGTGGACGATCGATCCGCAGGGCGTCGCGTGGGAGACGTTCAGAACCCTCGAAGCTGGACCGGTCTACGGCGAGTCCCACGATCAACCGCAATCAACGGCCGCATGCTGCTCGCCTGCTGAGTCCCTTGTAGTTATCCGGAGCCGCACGTGA
- a CDS encoding arsenate reductase ArsC, with the protein MSDKLYSILILCTGNSARSIMAEALFNVLGKGKFLAYSAGSHPSGTVNPFAIERCEALGYDTSGLRSKSWDEFATPDAPHMDFVITVCDQAAGEVCPIWPGKPITAHWGFEDPAAFEGSDEDKRKIFSKVYRQILSRVSQFVILPLHVLDSNAIQHEMRLIGQKPAEESNEQH; encoded by the coding sequence GTGAGCGATAAACTTTACTCGATTCTGATCCTCTGCACGGGCAATAGCGCACGCAGCATCATGGCCGAGGCGCTGTTCAACGTCTTGGGGAAAGGCAAATTCCTAGCGTACAGCGCCGGCAGCCATCCTTCCGGCACGGTCAATCCATTCGCCATTGAACGATGCGAAGCTCTCGGCTACGACACGTCTGGACTGCGTAGCAAGAGCTGGGATGAGTTCGCGACACCCGACGCTCCGCACATGGATTTCGTGATCACGGTCTGCGACCAGGCGGCGGGCGAAGTCTGCCCTATCTGGCCGGGAAAACCGATAACGGCGCATTGGGGCTTTGAAGATCCGGCCGCGTTCGAGGGCAGCGATGAAGACAAGCGCAAGATCTTTAGCAAGGTTTATCGGCAGATCCTGAGCCGCGTGAGCCAGTTCGTAATCCTGCCGCTCCATGTGCTTGACAGCAACGCGATTCAGCACGAAATGCGCTTGATCGGTCAAAAGCCTGCAGAGGAATCCAATGAGCAGCACTGA
- the arsB gene encoding ACR3 family arsenite efflux transporter, with protein MSSTDTEVGGARPAIGFFERYLTAWVALCILSGIFLGQTLPQLFQAIGHMEVAQVNLPVGVLIWVMIIPMLVKIDFAAMTQVKSQWRGIGVTLFVNWFVKPFSMALLGWIFIRHVFAPWLPADQLDSYIAGLILLAAAPCTAMVFVWSQLCKGDPYFTLSQVALNDSIMIVAFAPLVALLLGLSAITVPWDTLIISVGLYIIIPVIIAQLLRRMLMAKGESHFRNVVARLGPYSICALLATLVLLFAFQGQAIIKEPLVIAMLAVPILIQVFFNSGLAYLLNRRLGVAHCVAGPSSLIGASNFFELAVATAISLFGFHSGAALATVVGVLIEVPVMLLVVGVVNRSQHWYETKHSIKRQRV; from the coding sequence ATGAGCAGCACTGACACGGAGGTTGGCGGCGCACGACCGGCGATCGGGTTTTTCGAACGCTACCTGACGGCCTGGGTCGCCCTTTGTATCCTGAGCGGCATCTTTCTCGGGCAGACGCTTCCCCAGCTCTTTCAGGCGATTGGCCACATGGAAGTCGCGCAGGTCAATCTTCCTGTGGGCGTGCTCATCTGGGTAATGATCATCCCGATGCTGGTCAAGATTGATTTTGCCGCGATGACTCAGGTCAAAAGTCAGTGGCGTGGTATTGGCGTCACGCTATTTGTGAACTGGTTCGTCAAGCCATTCTCCATGGCGTTGCTCGGCTGGATCTTCATCCGCCATGTGTTCGCGCCGTGGCTTCCCGCTGATCAACTCGACAGCTACATCGCCGGCTTGATCCTTCTGGCTGCGGCCCCTTGCACAGCAATGGTGTTTGTCTGGTCGCAGCTCTGCAAGGGTGATCCGTATTTCACGTTATCGCAAGTGGCGCTGAACGACTCCATCATGATCGTGGCCTTCGCGCCGCTCGTCGCCTTGCTGCTTGGTTTGTCGGCCATTACGGTACCGTGGGATACGCTGATTATCTCGGTTGGCCTCTACATCATCATCCCGGTCATCATCGCTCAACTGCTGCGCCGAATGCTGATGGCGAAGGGCGAGTCGCATTTTCGGAATGTCGTCGCGCGCCTCGGCCCCTATTCGATCTGCGCGCTGCTTGCCACGTTGGTGCTCCTCTTCGCCTTCCAAGGGCAGGCGATCATCAAGGAACCACTCGTCATTGCAATGCTCGCAGTGCCGATCCTCATTCAGGTGTTTTTCAATTCCGGTCTCGCCTACTTGTTAAATCGCCGGCTCGGTGTCGCACATTGCGTAGCGGGTCCGTCCAGTCTGATCGGTGCCAGCAATTTCTTCGAGCTGGCGGTGGCCACGGCAATTAGTCTCTTCGGCTTCCATTCAGGCGCGGCGCTGGCCACCGTGGTCGGTGTGCTGATCGAGGTTCCGGTGATGCTGCTGGTCGTCGGCGTCGTCAACCGCTCTCAGCACTGGTACGAAACAAAACACAGCATCAAACGACAACGCGTATGA
- a CDS encoding GFA family protein, with translation MNLLLAGRCLCGAVHYEVKDEFVYALNCHCSKCRRATGSAFKSFAGIERNKLGITQGQGDLLIFGDENAAHDVHCKICGSLMFSVVREGEFVHVTLGTLSDTPAIRPTAHIFVGSKAPWYSITDQLPQHDEFG, from the coding sequence GTGAATTTGTTGCTTGCAGGCCGATGCCTTTGCGGCGCAGTCCACTACGAAGTGAAGGACGAGTTCGTCTATGCATTGAACTGCCACTGTTCAAAGTGCCGGCGCGCGACGGGTTCAGCGTTCAAGTCATTCGCGGGGATCGAGCGCAACAAGTTAGGCATCACCCAGGGGCAAGGCGACCTGTTGATTTTCGGTGACGAGAACGCGGCTCACGATGTCCATTGCAAGATCTGCGGAAGCCTTATGTTTTCGGTGGTTCGCGAGGGCGAGTTCGTTCACGTCACTTTAGGTACGCTTAGCGACACTCCGGCTATTCGCCCAACCGCACACATTTTTGTCGGATCGAAGGCACCGTGGTATTCCATAACCGACCAACTGCCGCAGCACGATGAATTTGGATAA
- a CDS encoding LysR family transcriptional regulator, which produces MMDRIMAMRTFVRIVDTNSFTRAASSLGIPRATATTLLQSLEEMLGIQLLVRTTRRLNLTSEGAAYYERCVQILADIDDIEASLQHTDNRPRGRLRVELPAAVANAIVLPALDDFHTRYEDIVLAFGVSNRQLDLVGEAIDCCILIGALPDSGLSGLSVRRLGALEHVTCASPLYLARQGMPLELEELTHHVAVNCLCVQTGRPADFGFQVDGDTVNVPLGGFVQVSDEHAYLECGLRGLGLIQPPRALAQPYLDSGRLREVLPHYRPAAMPVSVAYLRHRLVPPRVRAFVNWLAELFQTARHVSHDLPHQSPHQVSNGPSSMRPILRGMEADEPA; this is translated from the coding sequence GTGATGGACCGCATCATGGCGATGCGGACATTCGTGCGCATTGTCGACACCAACAGTTTTACCCGCGCAGCGAGCTCGCTCGGAATTCCGCGCGCGACTGCGACAACGCTATTGCAGAGCCTGGAGGAAATGCTTGGCATCCAGTTGCTCGTGCGGACCACGCGCCGGCTCAATCTGACCTCCGAGGGGGCCGCGTATTACGAGCGTTGTGTACAGATTCTCGCCGACATTGACGACATCGAGGCGAGCCTGCAGCATACCGACAACCGGCCGCGCGGGCGGCTGCGCGTCGAGCTGCCGGCGGCAGTCGCCAATGCGATCGTGCTTCCCGCGCTCGATGACTTTCACACGCGCTACGAGGATATCGTGCTCGCGTTTGGCGTCAGCAACCGGCAGCTCGACCTGGTCGGCGAAGCGATCGATTGCTGCATCCTGATTGGAGCGTTGCCGGATTCGGGACTCTCGGGCCTGTCTGTGCGGCGACTCGGCGCGCTTGAGCATGTGACCTGTGCGAGCCCGCTCTATCTTGCTCGTCAGGGCATGCCGCTAGAGCTTGAGGAACTGACCCATCACGTCGCGGTGAATTGCCTGTGCGTGCAGACCGGGCGCCCGGCGGACTTCGGTTTTCAGGTCGATGGAGACACGGTCAATGTGCCGCTTGGGGGCTTCGTGCAGGTCAGTGACGAGCACGCGTATCTGGAGTGTGGGTTGCGAGGGCTGGGGCTGATCCAGCCGCCGCGGGCGCTCGCACAGCCGTATCTCGACTCTGGGCGGCTGCGTGAAGTGTTGCCGCACTACCGGCCCGCAGCCATGCCGGTATCTGTTGCGTATCTGCGTCATCGTCTCGTTCCGCCGCGCGTGCGTGCGTTCGTCAACTGGCTCGCCGAACTGTTCCAGACGGCGCGGCACGTGAGTCATGATCTGCCGCATCAGTCGCCGCATCAGGTGTCAAACGGGCCGTCAAGCATGCGCCCGATTCTGCGTGGAATGGAGGCGGACGAGCCGGCCTGA
- a CDS encoding thioredoxin family protein, with protein MELHRIVSREEWLAAHKAHLAEEKALTHARDALAEKRRALPWVKVDTTYTFDTPHGRKTLAELFNGRSQLIVYHFMLGPDWEEGCPGCSFVSDHIDGALQHVEQRDVAYVAVSRAPLEKIEAFRKRMGWHFRWVSSFGSDFNYDYHVSFTSEQREKGKVYYNFEMNDVTTGGFGSDELPGLSVFYKDDAGDVFHTFSAYGRGGEPLIGTYSLLDLTPKGRDEEHNMMDWLRHHDRYDEVRGGADTGAAATNAASQREAGRTCH; from the coding sequence ATGGAATTGCATCGGATTGTTTCGAGGGAAGAATGGCTGGCGGCGCACAAGGCGCATCTGGCCGAGGAAAAAGCGTTGACGCATGCGCGGGACGCGCTCGCCGAAAAACGTCGCGCGTTGCCCTGGGTGAAGGTCGACACGACTTATACGTTCGATACTCCGCATGGCCGCAAGACGCTGGCGGAACTGTTCAACGGACGCAGCCAGTTGATCGTCTATCACTTCATGTTAGGGCCGGACTGGGAGGAGGGGTGCCCGGGTTGCTCGTTTGTGTCCGATCATATCGACGGTGCGTTGCAGCATGTCGAGCAGCGCGATGTCGCGTATGTCGCGGTGTCGCGTGCACCGCTTGAGAAAATCGAAGCGTTCAGAAAGCGCATGGGTTGGCACTTCCGCTGGGTGTCGTCGTTCGGCAGCGACTTCAACTACGACTACCATGTGTCGTTCACGTCTGAGCAGCGTGAAAAAGGTAAGGTGTACTACAACTTCGAGATGAACGACGTCACGACAGGCGGCTTCGGCAGCGACGAGCTGCCCGGACTCAGCGTGTTCTACAAGGATGATGCCGGCGATGTATTCCATACGTTCTCGGCATATGGACGCGGCGGCGAGCCGCTCATCGGCACCTACAGCTTGCTCGATCTCACGCCAAAAGGCCGAGACGAAGAGCACAACATGATGGACTGGTTGCGTCATCACGATCGTTATGACGAGGTTCGTGGCGGTGCGGATACCGGGGCGGCTGCGACCAACGCGGCTTCGCAGCGCGAAGCCGGGCGCACTTGCCACTAG
- a CDS encoding SRPBCC domain-containing protein, with the protein MHPNNNEVILAEMDVRVGGRFRIMFRTPEGEEHDVSGIYQEVVPDEKLVYTWAWRSTPERESRVTFTLRGEDDGERTLLTLKHEQFADVAARDAHEVGWSHILDELAQQFS; encoded by the coding sequence ATGCATCCCAACAATAATGAGGTGATCCTCGCGGAGATGGACGTACGGGTTGGCGGACGCTTCCGGATCATGTTCCGCACACCTGAAGGCGAGGAGCACGACGTAAGCGGCATCTACCAGGAGGTCGTTCCAGACGAAAAACTCGTCTACACGTGGGCATGGCGCAGCACGCCGGAGCGGGAATCGCGCGTGACGTTCACGCTGCGCGGCGAGGATGACGGCGAGCGCACGTTGCTCACGCTGAAGCATGAGCAGTTCGCCGATGTCGCAGCACGGGATGCTCACGAGGTTGGCTGGAGCCATATCCTCGATGAACTTGCACAGCAATTTTCCTGA
- a CDS encoding helix-turn-helix transcriptional regulator: MVKFQENALDRTFAALADPTRRALLARLSAHADLSVSELAQPFEMSLPAVMKHLDVLSDAGLITRAKTGRTVACRLAAGPMEEAMEWLTRYQRFWTDTLDRLAVFVEEDPCPPNPASRSSAESTQSPPKSTPPGRNRRKS, from the coding sequence ATGGTTAAGTTTCAGGAAAACGCATTGGACCGTACGTTCGCCGCATTGGCTGACCCAACGCGGCGTGCGCTCCTTGCACGTTTGTCCGCGCATGCGGACCTGTCCGTCAGCGAACTTGCGCAGCCGTTCGAGATGTCGCTGCCGGCTGTTATGAAGCATCTGGATGTGTTGTCGGATGCCGGTCTGATCACGCGCGCCAAGACCGGCCGCACCGTCGCGTGTCGGCTTGCCGCCGGACCGATGGAGGAAGCAATGGAATGGCTCACTCGCTATCAGCGCTTCTGGACCGATACCCTTGATCGCCTTGCAGTCTTTGTGGAGGAAGACCCATGCCCGCCCAACCCAGCCTCACGCTCCAGCGCCGAATCAACGCAAAGCCCGCCAAAATCTACGCCGCCTGGACGGAACCGTCGCAAATCGTGA
- a CDS encoding carboxymuconolactone decarboxylase family protein: MTNVPTDVPTAARNAFGDLAPALAGYTDKVLFGDVWERPGLSPRDRSLITVASLVALYRTNELPFHIGRALDNGVTRDELIELITHLAFYSGWPTAMTALPIARRVFESREA; this comes from the coding sequence ATGACTAACGTACCCACTGACGTACCCACCGCTGCACGCAACGCGTTCGGCGACCTCGCACCCGCGCTCGCGGGTTACACCGACAAGGTCCTGTTCGGCGACGTCTGGGAACGCCCGGGCCTTTCCCCGCGTGATCGCAGCCTGATCACGGTCGCGAGCCTCGTCGCTCTTTACCGCACCAACGAGCTTCCGTTTCACATCGGCCGAGCACTGGACAATGGAGTGACTCGCGACGAACTGATCGAGCTGATCACTCACCTTGCTTTCTATTCTGGCTGGCCGACGGCAATGACGGCCCTGCCCATCGCCAGGCGCGTCTTCGAAAGTCGCGAAGCTTAG